In Haliotis asinina isolate JCU_RB_2024 chromosome 15, JCU_Hal_asi_v2, whole genome shotgun sequence, one DNA window encodes the following:
- the LOC137266206 gene encoding glycine-rich protein-like: protein MMKIVAVLVVCLAVTAFAEPTGLYGVHGMGGLFGGAGVLGYGIGAMHGGFYGGYGYGPYGGMGGVYGGKYGYGLGSLYGGYGGFYGMPGYGMGLGKGIGYY, encoded by the exons ATGATGAAGATTGTCGCCGTCCTTGTTGTCTGCCTGGCTGTTACCGCCTTCGCTGAACCAACCGGTCTGTATGGAGTACATGGAATGGGTGGGTTGTTTGGAGGAGCTGGCGTATTAGGCTACGGAATAGGTGCAATGCACGGAGGTTTTTATGGAGGCTACGGCTATGGCCCGTACGGAGGAATGGGCGGTGTGTATGGAGGCAAATACGGATACGGACTGGGAAGTCTGTATGGAGGCTACGGTGGTTTCTACGGAATGCCAGGATATGGAATGGGATTAGGAAAAG GAATCGGCTATTACTGA